Proteins from a single region of Amblyomma americanum isolate KBUSLIRL-KWMA chromosome 10, ASM5285725v1, whole genome shotgun sequence:
- the LOC144108218 gene encoding endothelin-converting enzyme 2-like — translation MGPTTHTSHHGLQFYLKAHGAWLAFAIGAGLFVAFMLGLFMLARYRNAIVTAQICRTEDCVIHERLLRQNINGSVDPCQDFSAYACSAWSPSKQFVSYAAATTSDAVEAWFKGFETLLSKGSQLRVAGRKALAMYRACMDAERMGSTDDTGMADLKKFMRERRIPWPGEPDATASPLGILLDLAFNWQTPFWFHVQVWPVHSGDRNVLMLRSGNFMMFWSNFHKSRMAEHVYYNYYMSYFEAFAGVNESTPTEEEVAKTAAMESDILGRFMEVLIRKNKTPAEFPLPEIERLTPSINSSEWLSDIGSHVALWPDFGAGDHVLVEDTALLTTVDQLFAKYSRREMARHIAWFFVQVFAPLGNIELLKNKFGEFDRGISNRPVFCATEAEASYGVLIRLLFLEAHFTTKARSTVDRTLEDITESARERFATVASGRNSLSCNASAAAKRKLDKLRFSLWPPDSLLKWRALSEMYSSFGLAQESLARYWVHGHERLRQLSEQPQYAQALAQRANFLMPLIRYDYLRNVVSVSVATLQRPLFYLYGTPAMTHGGLGFTFAKELVKALDSRGLMVFFITACFSMCGRRGSAGSLGGDCNKAVSNLSPFARALHCPSGSPMNPERRCTYFE, via the exons ATGGGGCCCACGACCCACACGTCCCATCACGGCTTGCAGTTTTACTTGAAGGCACACGGCGCCTGGTTGGCGTTCGCAATCGGCGCAGGTCTATTTGTGGCGTTTATGTTGGGGCTGTTCATGTTGGCGCGTTACCGCAATGCCATTGTGACAGCGCAGATCTGCCGAACCGAGGACTGCGTGATCCACGAACGACTCCTGCGCCAAAACATTAACGGCAGCGTGGACCCGTGCCAGGACTTCAGTGCTTACGCATGCTCGGCATGGAGCCCGTCCAAACAGTTTGTCAGCTACGCCGCGGCCACCACAAGTGACGCCGTTGAAGCGTGGTTCAAG GGCTTCGAAACGCTCCTAAGCAAGGGATCCCAACTGAGAGTCGCAGGCAGGAAGGCGCTGGCCATGTACAGAGCCTGCATGGACGCAGAGCGCATGGGTTCCACTGATGACACCGGCATGGCGGACCTCAAGAAGTTCATGCGGGAGCGCCGCATCCCGTGGCCCGGAGAGCCCGATGCCACAGCGAGTCCACTGGGCATTCTCCTGGACTTGGCCTTCAACTGGCAGACGCCTTTCTGGTTCCACGTGCAG GTGTGGCCGGTTCATAGCGGAGACCGGAACGTGCTGATGCTTCGCTCGGGCAACTTCATGATGTTCTGGTCCAACTTTCATAAGAGCCGGATGGCCGAGCACgtctactacaactactacatgAGCTACTTCGAGGCCTTTGCTGGCGTTAACGAGTCGACGCCTACTGAAGAAGAAGTCGCGAAGACAGCGGCAATGGAATCGGATATCCTCGGGCGCTTCATGGAGGTGCTGATTCGGAAGAACAAG ACTCCGGCTGAATTCCCTCTCCCGGAGATCGAACGCCTGACGCCGAGTATCAACTCCTCCGAGTGGTTGTCCGATATCGGCTCGCACGTGGCGCTGTGGCCCGATTTTGGTGCTGGCGACCACGTCCTGGTCGAGGACACGGCGCTTCTCACGACGGTCGACCAGCTCTTCGCCAAGTACAGCCGGCGCGAGATGGCGCGGCACATCGCGTGGTTCTTCGTGCAG GTGTTCGCCCCACTTGGAAACATCGAATTGCTAAAGAACAAATTCGGTGAATTCGATCGCGGCATCAGCAATCGGCCGGTCTTCTGTGCCACCGAGGCTGAGGCATCCTACGGCGTGCTGATCAGGCTGCTGTTCCTGGAAGCACACTTCACGACAAAG GCCCGCTCTACTGTGGACCGCACTCTGGAGGACATCACAGAATCGGCCAGGGAAAGGTTCGCCACAGTGGCCTCGGGTAGGAATTCGTTAAGTTGCAACGCTTCCGCCGCCGCCAAGAGGAAGCTGGACAAGCTTCGCTTCTCTCTGTGGCCTCCCGACTCGCTGCTGAAGTGGCGTGCCCTCAGCGAGATGTACAGCAGCTTCGGTCTCGCACAGGAGTCGCTTGCCCGCTACTGGGTGCACGGCCACGAGCGCCTGAGGCAGCTCTCAGAGCAACCGCAAtacgctcaagcgctggcgcagcGAGCGAACTTCCTCATGCCATTGATCCGCTACGACTACCTCCGCAACGTTGTGTCCGTGTCCGTGGCGACGCTGCAAAGGCCACTGTTCTACCTCTACGGAACGCCCGCCATGACACACGGTGGCCTGGGATTCACATTCGCCAAGGAGCTGGTCAAGGCTTTGGACAGCAGAGGGCTCATG GTGTTCTTCATCACGGCGTGCTTCAGCATGTGCGGCCGCAGGGGCTCTGCCGGCAGTCTGGGAGGAGACTGCAACAAGGCGGTCAGCAACCTATCGCCTTTCGCTCGGGCCTTGCATTGTCCCAGTGGCTCACCCATGAACCCGGAGAGGAGGTGCACCTACTTTGAATGA